AGATGCAAATATAAGGCTGCGATTCGAAATTCCAAACTCACAACGATATTTTTTAATAATTTTTCCGTCTGACTGGCGGGTTCTGGCTTTTCTTTTTCGAATATTATTTTTGTACATTGATGCTCTTTTATGGAAAAGAGGTGGTTATGTCCAAAGAAAAAGCGCTGATCGAAATTCGTCTCGCGGGTCTTGCACAGGGAACGCACGAGTTCGATTTCACCTGCAAAGCGGCTGATTTTGCCGATCCGGCTCTCGCCGGGGCTGGATTTTCAAGGGACGTGTCGGTCAATGTAAGCGTCGAGAAGCTGGATGGCGAGATGATTGTCACCCTGAATACTTCGGCGACAGCCAATCTGACCTGCGATCTGTGCCTTGCACCGATCACCTCCGAGCTGAAAGGTTCGTACCGGATTTATTATGGCTACGAACAGGCTGGCGAACCGCAGGAAGAACGTGACGAGGAGTATCGGCTTATCGACAGGAATACGCTTGCGCTCGATCTAACCGAGGATGTCCGCGAGACACTGCTGCTCTCCGTTCCCATGAAAGTCACCTGCAAGGACAATCCCGATTGCCGGGTGTTCCATCAGGAAAAATTGAGTGAACCGGGCGAAGACCATCTGCCCGACAGCGACTGGCAGGAGTCGCTCGAAAAACTGAAAAACAAGTATCGTTAACCGTTGATTCTAAACTGAATAGATTATGGCCAACCCGAAAGCCAAGATGTCCAAGTCCAGAAGGGACAAGAGAAGAGCACAGTTCAACGCGCGCACCAAGGCTGCCGTTACGGTTGTCTGTCCGAACTGCGGCGAGCCGACCCTTCCGCATCGCGCCTGCCGTCACTGCGGCCACTACAAAGGCCGTCAGGTCACCGGCAAGAGCGTCGTCGCGTAAGCAGTTTCACGTAAACAAGACAGCACCGCCATGTTGACCATTGTCGTGGATGCCATGGGTGGCGACAATGCGCCTGCCTGCGTTGTCGAGGGGGTGATCGATGCCCTCAGGGAGAGCGGAAACCGCTTTGAAATCCTGCTTATCGGGCAGGAGGAAAAGGTCGCCCCGCTTCTGCAGCAGTATGATACCGGAGCCCTCAAGCTCCGCTTCGTGCACGCGCCCGAGGTCATCACCATGGAGGATGTTCCCGCCACCGCCGTCAAGGCGAAGCAGGAGTCGTCACTTGTCCGCGGCCTGAAGCTCTGCAAGGCGAAAGATGCCGATGCCTTTGTGAGCGCTGGAAACACCGGCGCAATGATGGCCGCTTCGCTTTTTGTCCTTGGCCGTATTCCCGGTGTACTGCGCCCGACCATCTACGCTTACTTCCCGCGCCTTGGCGAGGGCCTCACCAACCTCGTCGATGTCGGTGCCAATGTGGACTGCAAGCCGGAAAACCTGGTGCAGTTCGCCGAGATGCTGACGATCTACCAGCGCTACGCGGCAAAAATCGAACAGCCCGTAGTCGGCCTGCTCAACATTGGAGAGGAGGAGGGCAAGGGTCCCGACTATCTCAAGCAGGCATGGAAAATGTTGCAGAAGGCGCACGAGGAGCAGAAAATCAACTTCATCGGCAACATCGAGGGTCACGATATTCTTGCAGGCAAAGCCACTATTGTCGTCTGCGACGGGCTTGTCGGCAACACCATCCTCAAGTTTGGCGAGAGCATTCCACACTTTCTGGGAGCCATCTTCAAACCGGCGCTCGAAAAGCTGGTCAAGGAAGGAAAGCTCGACCAGAACTCGGCGGTGCTGGCCGGTCAGACATTCAAAGGGATATTCGAGCCGTTCGATGTCGAAAAGTTTGGCGGCGTGCCGTTCCTCGGCGTCGATGGCATTTCGATTGTCGGCCACGGACGCTCGTCGGCGCGCGCCATCAAGAACATGATCTACATGGCGGAGCATATGATCGAGCAACGCGTCAACGAACGCATCGCGAAAATGCTCGCCTGACGGCCTGAATTTTCCATGCAGACCCAGAGATGCTCCTGAATGTCTATTCCCTGTCCTTTGCTATTGGCCGAAGAGACTCCGATACAATCTTCGCATTTTCCGTCCGCTTATCAAGAGAAACCACACTATGAAAGCAGCCATAACGACGACCGCCAAGTATCTGCCTGAAGAGATAATGTCCAATCAGGACCTCGAACGAATTCTTGATACAAACGACGAGTGGATAACGACCCGGACCGGCATCAAGGAGCGGAGAATTCTCCGGGATCCGAAAAAGGCCACATCATATATGTGCACCGAGGTTGCCCGGCAGTTGCTTGAAAAGCGGGGCATCTCCGCCGACGAGATCGATCTGATCATCGTGGCGACCATGTCTCCCGACATGCTCTTTCCCTCGACGGCATGTCTGGTTCAGGGCAATATCCAGGCAAAAAACGCCTGGGGCTTCGACCTTTCCGCCGCCTGCTCGGGTTTCGTCTATGGCCTCTACACCGGCGCCCAGTTCATTGAATCGGGCAACTGCAAGAAGGTGATGGTGATCGGCGCGGACAAGATGTCCTCCATTCTCGATTACGAAGACCGGACGACCGCCATCCTGTTTGGTGACGGAGCGGGCGGCGTTATTCTCGAAGCTGCGAATGAAGAGGGGTACGGCGTGCTCGACGCCCGTCTCTACTCCGACGGCCTCAATGGCAGGGAGCACCTCCTGATGCCGGGCGGCGGAAGCCTTCATCCGGCGTCGCATGAAACGGTCGATCAGCACATGCACTTCATCCAGCAGGATGGCAAGCAGGTCTTCAAGGCTGCGGTCATAGCCATGGCCGATGTGGCCGAAGAGATCATGCAGCGCAACAATCTGACTGCGGAAACCATCGACTGGCTCGTGCCACACCAGGCCAACCAGCGTATCATTCACGCCACCGCCGAGCGTATGGGGATCACCGAAGAAAAGGTAATGATGAACATCGCGCGCTATGGCAACACCACGGCAGGCACGGTGCCGATCTGCCTCGCCGAGCTGGACGAGCAGGGCAAACTGCACAAAGGCTCGAACCTCGTGCTGGTGAGCTTCGGAGCAGGCTACACCTGGGGCGGCGTTTACGTCCGCTGGCAGTAAGCCAAACCATTCAAAGGAATTACAGGATATGAAAGCATTTGTTTTCCCCGGTCAGGGTTCGCAGTACTGCGGCATGGGCCGCGATCTGTACGAGCGCTTCCCGGAAGCGCAGGAGCTCATGGACAAGGCCGACTCAATTCTCGGATTCTCGATCACCAATATCATGTTCAACGGCAGCGAGGATGAGCTGAAACAGACACGCTATACCCAGCTCGCTATCTTCCTGCACAGCTTCGCGGCGGCCACCCTTCTCGGACGTGAGGGCGTTAAGATGGCAGCGGGCCACAGCCTTGGCGAATACACGGCGCTCTGCTTCTCGGGTGCGA
The nucleotide sequence above comes from Chlorobaculum tepidum TLS. Encoded proteins:
- the plsX gene encoding phosphate acyltransferase PlsX, giving the protein MLTIVVDAMGGDNAPACVVEGVIDALRESGNRFEILLIGQEEKVAPLLQQYDTGALKLRFVHAPEVITMEDVPATAVKAKQESSLVRGLKLCKAKDADAFVSAGNTGAMMAASLFVLGRIPGVLRPTIYAYFPRLGEGLTNLVDVGANVDCKPENLVQFAEMLTIYQRYAAKIEQPVVGLLNIGEEEGKGPDYLKQAWKMLQKAHEEQKINFIGNIEGHDILAGKATIVVCDGLVGNTILKFGESIPHFLGAIFKPALEKLVKEGKLDQNSAVLAGQTFKGIFEPFDVEKFGGVPFLGVDGISIVGHGRSSARAIKNMIYMAEHMIEQRVNERIAKMLA
- a CDS encoding beta-ketoacyl-ACP synthase III → MKAAITTTAKYLPEEIMSNQDLERILDTNDEWITTRTGIKERRILRDPKKATSYMCTEVARQLLEKRGISADEIDLIIVATMSPDMLFPSTACLVQGNIQAKNAWGFDLSAACSGFVYGLYTGAQFIESGNCKKVMVIGADKMSSILDYEDRTTAILFGDGAGGVILEAANEEGYGVLDARLYSDGLNGREHLLMPGGGSLHPASHETVDQHMHFIQQDGKQVFKAAVIAMADVAEEIMQRNNLTAETIDWLVPHQANQRIIHATAERMGITEEKVMMNIARYGNTTAGTVPICLAELDEQGKLHKGSNLVLVSFGAGYTWGGVYVRWQ
- the rpmF gene encoding 50S ribosomal protein L32, with the translated sequence MANPKAKMSKSRRDKRRAQFNARTKAAVTVVCPNCGEPTLPHRACRHCGHYKGRQVTGKSVVA
- a CDS encoding YceD family protein; the protein is MSKEKALIEIRLAGLAQGTHEFDFTCKAADFADPALAGAGFSRDVSVNVSVEKLDGEMIVTLNTSATANLTCDLCLAPITSELKGSYRIYYGYEQAGEPQEERDEEYRLIDRNTLALDLTEDVRETLLLSVPMKVTCKDNPDCRVFHQEKLSEPGEDHLPDSDWQESLEKLKNKYR